A window of Halopseudomonas sabulinigri genomic DNA:
GCCCAAGCAGACGCAGCGCCAGGGCAGGGGAGTTGAAGCCACTCACAAAGCAGGCTCCAGCAGTTTGCCCGCCTGCATGTGCAACGCGCTGCTGCAGCGTTCGGCCAATCGCGCGTCATGGGTTACCAATACCAGCGTGGTCTGCTGCTCGCGGTTGAGTTCAAACAGCAGATCGGTGATGCGTTCACCGGTGGCGGCATCCAGGTTGCCGGTGGGTTCATCGGCAAACAGGATGGCCGGCTCACTGGCAAAGGCGCGGGCGATGGCGACGCGTTGCTGCTCGCCGCCGGACAACTGCTGCGGGTAGTGGCTGGTGCGCGCAGCCAGACCGACGCGGTCCAGCAATTCCGCGGCGCGTTGGCGAGCATCTCGGCGACCGGCCAGCTCCAGCGGTAACATGACGTTTTCCAGTGCGGTGAGGCTGTCGAGCAACTGGAACGATTGGAACACGAAGCCGACCTGCGCGCCGCGCAGTGCCGCACGCTGGTCTTCATCCAGGTCATTGAGTACCTTGCCGGCCAGTTCGACTCCGCCACCGCTGGGCAAATCCAGACCGGCGAGCAGGCTCAAGAGCGTCGACTTACCGGAGCCCGAGGCGCCGAGAATCGCCACGCTGCTGCCGCGCGTGATCTGCAGGCTGACGTTATCGAGAATGGTGAGTTCGGCTTCCGAGCTGGAGACGACTTTGCTAAGGTGGCGAGCGATTATCACATTGTCTGACATGGTATCCGGCCTGATGAAACCCTGGAAAAACTGCCTCGCGGCAATCCTGTTGGCGCTGCTGACACTGCCCGTCTCGGTGAGTGCTTCTGCACAAGGCATTTTGATCGTGGGTGATAGTATCAGCGCCGCTTTCGGTCTGGAACTCGAGCGCGGCTGGGTGAGTCTGTTACAGGCGCGTTTGCGCGAACAGGCCGTTGCGCTGCCGGTGGTCAATGCCTCGGTCAGCGGCGATACCACTGCCGGTGGGCTGGCCCGCCTGCCACGCCTGCTGCAGGAGCACCAGCCCGAGCTGGTGATCATCGAATTGGGTGGTAATGATGGCCTGCGCGGGCTGGCTCCGGATAAAATGCAACAGAATCTTTCTGCCATGGTAGCAGCGGCGCAAGCCTCCGGTGCCGAGGTGCTGCTGTTGGGCATGCGGATACCGCCAAATTACGGGGTGCGCTATACCCAAGCCTTTGAACAGGTGTTCCGCGAGCTCGGTGATCAGCCCGACGTCGCCGTGGTGCCCTTTGTGCTTGAAGGGGTGGCAGGCGTGCCGCAGCTGATGCAAGCTGACGGCATACATCCGAATGCCGAGGGCCAGCCGGGGATTCTGGAAAACGCCTGGCCGCTGATCAGCGACTGGCTTGAAACGCAGCCCTGAGCTGTTTCTTATTGTTGGGAGCTTGCTGTGGCTGTAAGTGTGTCCTGGATTGCCAGGCGCTGGTGTATTGTTGAACAGGATGAGCAACGCGACCTGTTCGTGCAGGATCCCTGGCATCTTCATCTGGTGGATATCAATCTGCGTCTTGATGTGCCGCGTGAGCGTACTTTGTGCGGTGACCTGTTGCCGTCGCGGCCGCTGTATCGCGAGGTGGCGCGGTCGATGATGGCAGCGATCTGCCCTGCATGCATGCGACTGGTCAATGAGTTGCGCCAAGGGCAGCAGCACTCACGGCCTGTCGCGCAAAAGGCGCCGTTAGGCGAGAGTGGCCAGGTTGCCATGACTATCTTTCTAGCAGGAGTTGATGCATGAGTGTATTTCGTCCCACCCTGATGGCATTGGCTCTGGTTGGCGGGCTGTTGAGCGCTGCACCGGCAGTGCAGGCCAACGATTACGTGCTGCAAAGCACCGATCAAGACGTGATTGGCCAGGTGGAAACGCGCAAGGCGCGCTACGAAGATACCTTTGCAGACCTTGGCAGTTCATTGGGTTTTGGCTATCTGGAAATGGTCGCCGCCAACCCCGCAATCGACCCTTGGTTGCCGGGGGAGGGAACCGAGATCACCCTCCCGGGCGAGCATGTGCTGCCGGTTGCCCCGCGCGAAGGCGTGGTAATCAATCTGCCCGAGTTTCGCATGTACTACTTCCACAAGGGGGGCGAAATAGTCTCCAGCTATCCGGTCGGCATCGGCCGTGAGGGCTGGTCGTCGCCGCTAGGGCAGACGCGTATTCTGCGCAAGCAGGAGAAACCGTCTTGGTATCCGCCCAAGTCGATCCTGGAAGAGCATGCCGCCAATGGCGATCCGTTGCCGGCGGTAGTGCCGCCGGGGCCGGACAACCCCATGGGGCCGTTCAAAATGAACCTGGCCATGAGCGGTTATGTTATTCACGGTACCAACAAGAAGTTCGGCATCGGCACGCGGGTGAGCCACGGTTGTTTCCGTATGCGCAATGAAGACATTACCGAGTTGTTTCCCCAGGTGCCGGTGGGCACCACAGTGACCATAGTCAACCAGCCGTACAAGTTGGGCGTGATCAATGGGGAGCTGTATCTGGAGGTGCACACGCCGCTGGATGAGCATGGCATGCCGTCAACCCTGGACAAGCAGGGCGCAATTCAGACGCTGCTGGCTGAGCAAAGTGAGAAAGTAAGCGGGTTCAGGCTGGATTGGGAGGCAATTCGCGATCTGGTGTACGCCGAGAGCGGGATTCCCGGGCGTATCGGACAACCTGTCCGGTCCATGTGAACCGGACAGGCGGCAAGCCGGCTGATTACTTCTGGCTGGCTTTGTCGAGCATGCGCATGGCGCGCTCGTTCGCTTCGTCAGCGGTTTGCTGCGCGCGTTGTGCAGCAGACAGTGCTTCTTCAGCCTTGCGATAGGCTTCATCAGCACGCGCCTGAGCGCTTGCAGTTGCGTTTTCGTTAGCGGCTACACGAGCGCTCATTTCCTTTTCCATGCTGTTACCGCAACCGGCAGCCAGCAGGGTGGCGAGAGCGACGGCAGATACTTTCAGTGCAGTTTTCATATACTTTCCCCTTGTGTAAAAGTCCTTGCTATAAGAACGCACTGCTAAGGACTCGGTTATGGGTTATGAGTTCCCCAGGCCCTTGGCAGTGCGTTCTTCGCTAGCGTTGTTAATAGTAGCAGGTGACTTGGCGGATGAAAGTCGGGCACTAATAAATCTCTCCTTATGAATGGCAATCAACCGTTGTAATGCGCGCCGCATTTGCTTGTTTTGATGTGCCACTGAGGTAATGTGTCGCAGGCAAATAACTATAAGGATTGACCATGCTCGGAAATCTCGGCTTGCTCGCCGGTCTTGCGCTACTGATCTTCATGGCCCTGCGCGGCATCAACATCTTCATTGCATCACTCATCTGTGCGCTGGTCGTGGCGCTGACCAATGGCCTGCTGGTCTCGCAGACGCTGCTGGAGTTCTATCCCTTTGGCGCGCTGGGTGCCTTTACCTTCGCCGGCAAGTTCTTTCTGCTGTTCCTGTGTGGGGCGATTTTCGGCAAGGTCATGGCAACCAGCCAGGCGGCCAAAAGTATCGCACTGGCGATCACTCGCAGCCTGGGCGTCAAGCATACGTTGCTGGTGGGGATGGTGGTGTGCGCGCTGCTGACCTACGGCGGGGTAGTGGTCTTTG
This region includes:
- a CDS encoding ABC transporter ATP-binding protein; its protein translation is MSDNVIIARHLSKVVSSSEAELTILDNVSLQITRGSSVAILGASGSGKSTLLSLLAGLDLPSGGGVELAGKVLNDLDEDQRAALRGAQVGFVFQSFQLLDSLTALENVMLPLELAGRRDARQRAAELLDRVGLAARTSHYPQQLSGGEQQRVAIARAFASEPAILFADEPTGNLDAATGERITDLLFELNREQQTTLVLVTHDARLAERCSSALHMQAGKLLEPAL
- a CDS encoding arylesterase — protein: MKPWKNCLAAILLALLTLPVSVSASAQGILIVGDSISAAFGLELERGWVSLLQARLREQAVALPVVNASVSGDTTAGGLARLPRLLQEHQPELVIIELGGNDGLRGLAPDKMQQNLSAMVAAAQASGAEVLLLGMRIPPNYGVRYTQAFEQVFRELGDQPDVAVVPFVLEGVAGVPQLMQADGIHPNAEGQPGILENAWPLISDWLETQP
- a CDS encoding L,D-transpeptidase family protein — its product is MSVFRPTLMALALVGGLLSAAPAVQANDYVLQSTDQDVIGQVETRKARYEDTFADLGSSLGFGYLEMVAANPAIDPWLPGEGTEITLPGEHVLPVAPREGVVINLPEFRMYYFHKGGEIVSSYPVGIGREGWSSPLGQTRILRKQEKPSWYPPKSILEEHAANGDPLPAVVPPGPDNPMGPFKMNLAMSGYVIHGTNKKFGIGTRVSHGCFRMRNEDITELFPQVPVGTTVTIVNQPYKLGVINGELYLEVHTPLDEHGMPSTLDKQGAIQTLLAEQSEKVSGFRLDWEAIRDLVYAESGIPGRIGQPVRSM
- a CDS encoding Lpp/OprI family alanine-zipper lipoprotein, coding for MKTALKVSAVALATLLAAGCGNSMEKEMSARVAANENATASAQARADEAYRKAEEALSAAQRAQQTADEANERAMRMLDKASQK